From one Asterias amurensis chromosome 10, ASM3211899v1 genomic stretch:
- the LOC139943418 gene encoding C-type mannose receptor 2-like, producing the protein MYVVFFILSSTTLLYNCSFGVLASQDQQCVTFLYDSSSPGSRYYLGNSWYRATETGFPWFEARDECRKLGGVLAAPSSAQENEFIAHQMPPEGILWIDCNDLDVEGRWKCREGNVEVAYRNWDDGEPSNEGDEDCAVLTKRWENQQCSTFMRDDSSCPESWHSWGISCYRVTETRFTWSDAKDECRNLGGVLGAPSSDQENEFIAQLFPLDDAVWIDCNDIEDEGRWKCREGNVEVAYRNWYPGEPNNYQGDEDCAVLASWRNERQWHDGKCSRLEKALCKMAGRPVLHV; encoded by the exons ATGTATGTTGTGTTCTTCATATTATCGTCCACTACTTTGCTATATAACTGCTCTTTTGGAGTGCTCGCATCTCAAGACCAACAATGCGTTACATTTTTATATGATAGCTCTTCACCGGGGTCACGGTATTACTTGGGAAACTCATGGTACAGGGCCACTGAAACTGGATTTCCCTGGTTCGAAGCTAGAGACGAGTGTAGAAAGCTGGGTGGTGTTCTGGCTGCACCAAGCTCCGCTCAAGAAAATGAGTTTATAGCCCATCAGATGCCGCCTGAGGGAATATTGTGGATCGACTGTAATGATTTAGATGTGGAAGGGAGATGGAAGTGCAGAGAGGGCAATGTAGAGGTCGCTTACAGAAACTGGGATGATGGAGAACCGAGTAACGAGGGAGATGAAGATTGTGCGGTTTTGACTAAGAGGTGGGAGA ATCAGCAATGTTCTACTTTCATGAGGGACGACTCCTCCTGTCCGGAGTCTTGGCATTCCTGGGGAATCTCATGCTACAGGGTCACTGAGACGAGATTTACCTGGTCAGATGCTAAAGACGAGTGTAGAAACCTGGGTGGTGTTTTGGGTGCACCAAGCTCCGATCAAGAAAACGAGTTTATTGCGCAGTTATTTCCACTTGATGACGCAGTGTGGATTGATTGCAATGATATAGAGGATGAGGGGAGATGGAAGTGCAGAGAGGGTAACGTAGAGGTCGCTTACAGAAACTGGTATCCTGGAGAACCGAATAACTACCAGGGAGATGAAGATTGTGCAGTCCTGGCTAGTTGGAGAAATGAGCGTCAATGGCATGATGGGAAATGCAGTAGATTGGAGAAAgctctttgcaaaatggctGGCAGACCAGTCCTCCACGTGTGA
- the LOC139943417 gene encoding C-type mannose receptor 2-like — MSDDSSCPVSWHYWGNSCYKITETRFSWSDARDECRNLGGVLGVPSSYQENEFILLQLSQTKGMVWIDCNDLEVEGIWKCREGKVEVAYRNWYPGEPNNVGDEDCAVLAKGWWGSEGQCDLEEGIGKCRAGNVEVACRNWAAALFQACQCYTFMYDDSSCPESWHYWGNSCYKITEAAFSWADARDECRNLGGVLGAPSSDQENEFIAQFIPLDGAAVWIDCNDIEVEGRWKCREGNVEVAYTNWYPGEPNSKGDEDCAFMLMRLGEHQWHDVSCRILKRAICEMAGRPVLHV; from the exons ATGAGTGACGACTCCTCCTGTCCGGTGTCTTGGCACTACTGGGGAAACTCATGCTACAAGATCACTGAGACGAGATTTAGTTGGTCAGATGCTAGAGACGAGTGTAGAAACCTTGGTGGTGTTCTGGGTGTACCAAGCTCTTATCAAGAAAACGAGTTTATATTATTGCAATTGAGTCAAACTAAAGGTATGGTATGGATCGACTGTAATGATCTAGAGGTAGAGGGGATATGGAAGTGCAGAGAGGGCAAAGTAGAGGTCGCTTACAGAAACTGGTATCCTGGAGAACCGAATAACGTGGGAGATGAAGATTGTGCGGTCCTTGCTAAGGGGTGGTGGGGGAGTGAGGGACAATG TGATCTTGAGGAGGGGATAGGAAAGTGCCGAGCAGGCAACGTGGAGGTCGCTTGCAGAAACTGGGCTGCAGCATTATTTCAAGCGTGT CAATGCTATACGTTTATGTATGACGATTCATCCTGTCCGGAGTCTTGGCATTACTGGGGAAACTCATGCTACAAGATCACCGAGGCGGCATTTTCCTGGGCAGATGCTAGAGACGAGTGTAGAAACCTGGGTGGTGTTCTGGGTGCACCAAGCTCCGATCAAGAAAACGAGTTTATTGCGCAGTTTATTCCGCTTGATGGCGCAGCAGTGTGGATTGATTGCAATGATATTGAGGTTGAGGGTAGATGGAAGTGCCGAGAGGGCAACGTAGAGGTCGCTTACACAAACTGGTATCCTGGAGAACCGAATAGTAAGGGAGATGAAGATTGTGCATTCATGTTGATGCGGTTGGGAGAGCATCAATGGCATGATGTGAGTTGCAGAATATTGAAGAGAGCCATTTGCGAAATGGCTGGCAGACCAGTCCTTCACGTGTGA